In a genomic window of Thiosocius teredinicola:
- a CDS encoding ammonium transporter, whose protein sequence is MDQTQVVEKLAELQTLIEMSGTINMEVFYWWCTGLMVIIHAGFLAYEMGASRLKNALASGVKNILALAFIIPTFYFFGWWIYLAMYNGFTPDFEAGAAGLPWASAMGPNLADNASGIFWGAFVLFSATTASIFSGAVIERIRMSSFIILAIILGSVVWVLGAAWGWHPTGWLTVEWGFHDFGAAGAVHMIAGFFALGVTINLGARIGRFAPDGTPIAITGHSVPMSTIGLMLIIVGFFGFLGGCIIYTTGGQWTTIFGTPATLSAISFNTLMAFAGGIIGSYVITRQPFWMMSGALAGIFSAAPGLDLYYPPLAFLMGIAGGVIAPLADKFLTNKFKLDDAVGAFAVHGLGGTVGIIGLGIFSGFPNVVEGAPAITFLGQLKSAAVMAALGFVPGFVLSYVMAKAGFLRVPPKAEEAGLDLVEVPLSAYPESVPAKSEQPTAVSSPMTV, encoded by the coding sequence ATGGACCAAACACAAGTTGTCGAGAAACTCGCAGAGCTACAAACTCTGATCGAGATGTCGGGCACCATCAATATGGAAGTGTTCTATTGGTGGTGTACCGGTTTAATGGTGATCATCCACGCCGGCTTTCTGGCGTATGAGATGGGGGCCTCGCGTTTGAAGAACGCACTGGCTTCCGGCGTCAAAAACATCCTGGCGCTCGCCTTTATCATTCCAACCTTTTACTTCTTCGGCTGGTGGATCTACCTGGCCATGTACAACGGCTTCACGCCGGACTTCGAAGCCGGTGCAGCCGGTCTGCCGTGGGCGTCGGCCATGGGCCCGAACCTCGCGGATAACGCATCGGGCATCTTCTGGGGTGCCTTTGTGCTGTTCTCGGCGACCACTGCATCGATCTTCTCCGGCGCCGTGATCGAGCGTATTCGCATGAGCTCGTTCATCATCCTGGCGATCATCCTCGGCTCCGTAGTCTGGGTGCTGGGTGCGGCCTGGGGATGGCATCCGACCGGATGGCTGACCGTTGAATGGGGTTTCCACGATTTCGGTGCGGCAGGCGCTGTACACATGATCGCCGGATTCTTCGCGCTCGGTGTCACCATCAATCTGGGGGCGCGTATCGGAAGGTTCGCACCGGACGGTACGCCGATAGCGATCACCGGGCACAGCGTGCCGATGAGCACGATCGGACTGATGTTGATCATCGTCGGTTTCTTCGGCTTCCTCGGTGGCTGCATCATCTACACCACCGGCGGGCAGTGGACGACGATCTTCGGCACCCCGGCCACCTTGTCGGCAATCAGCTTCAACACCCTGATGGCATTCGCCGGCGGCATCATCGGCTCGTACGTGATCACTCGCCAGCCGTTCTGGATGATGTCCGGCGCTCTGGCCGGCATCTTCTCCGCAGCACCGGGCCTCGACCTCTACTATCCGCCGTTGGCCTTCTTGATGGGTATCGCGGGCGGTGTCATCGCGCCGTTGGCCGACAAGTTCCTCACCAACAAATTCAAGTTGGATGACGCTGTTGGTGCATTCGCAGTACATGGTCTCGGTGGCACGGTCGGCATTATCGGATTGGGCATCTTCAGCGGCTTCCCGAACGTGGTCGAGGGTGCACCGGCGATCACCTTCCTGGGGCAGCTCAAGAGTGCCGCGGTGATGGCTGCGCTCGGCTTCGTGCCCGGCTTCGTACTCTCGTACGTGATGGCCAAAGCAGGCTTCCTGCGCGTGCCGCCGAAAGCCGAAGAGGCCGGATTGGACCTGGTGGAAGTGCCGTTGTCGGCCTATCCGGAATCGGTGCCAGCCAAGTCTGAGCAACCCACCGCCGTTTCATCCCCGATGACCGTTTAA
- a CDS encoding PAS domain-containing protein: MALMNWTRRVQAPAPSEQQLLQLFNSLSDVVLAIDEHQHIVTVNNAWKGITGVEAGDAIAHPFSEFLHPEDIGNWKRLLDKVSVGKTELIWLRMLNQQGEIHWCEMRVQPINNDRKYPVSATLCDITPQVRSDQVRDANHRSLQSLVDRIPAMLYRARNNVSWTMEYVSSGCELVTGYSAESLLNQSQISLGSIIHADDAPQVWDDVQTALGLLQPFDLHYRITRADGTEMRVRDRGQGLYSESGLVMGVEGIILQAAEE; this comes from the coding sequence ATGGCCCTGATGAATTGGACGCGCAGAGTGCAGGCACCGGCGCCTTCCGAACAGCAACTGCTGCAACTGTTCAATAGTCTCAGCGATGTCGTCCTCGCGATCGACGAGCACCAGCACATCGTTACCGTCAACAACGCCTGGAAAGGAATCACCGGGGTTGAGGCAGGCGATGCGATCGCGCATCCCTTCTCCGAGTTTCTGCACCCGGAAGACATCGGTAATTGGAAACGACTGCTCGACAAGGTCAGCGTCGGCAAGACGGAACTCATCTGGTTGCGTATGCTCAATCAGCAGGGCGAGATCCACTGGTGTGAAATGCGGGTGCAACCGATCAACAACGACCGCAAGTACCCTGTCTCGGCAACACTGTGCGATATCACGCCGCAGGTGCGCAGTGACCAGGTGCGCGATGCCAATCACCGCAGCCTGCAGAGCCTGGTGGATCGCATCCCGGCGATGCTGTATCGCGCCAGGAATAATGTTAGCTGGACGATGGAATACGTCAGTAGCGGTTGCGAACTGGTCACCGGCTACAGTGCGGAGAGCCTGCTGAATCAATCACAGATATCGCTTGGGTCGATAATCCACGCGGATGACGCCCCGCAGGTCTGGGACGATGTGCAGACCGCGCTGGGCCTGCTGCAACCGTTTGACCTGCACTACCGCATCACGCGCGCCGATGGCACGGAGATGCGCGTGCGCGACCGCGGACAGGGTCTTTACTCCGAAAGCGGCTTGGTGATGGGCGTCGAGGGCATCATTCTGCAAGCTGCTGAGGAGTAG
- a CDS encoding ATP-binding protein has translation MMMLNLRSWMEGGFANLYRKPIERRQRAAARENPELALQLATAEDISATLPGVLEVLQQELDGVFALSLRGQLMVLLSHGDTNESLLLHPPRFQPSPSFNRRLHRMFTLGKAPQSEVIPCQVDDGQWRLVPQLLMEEKNISAWVIYGFQHELPPREKLRWHTTALENTLRRGISAWYQHEAKTRAALQSERAIYAAELHDSLAQVLGYLRIKSTRLNKVCQNPEYEALQSMTEDLAIQTQNAYRQTRELITSSRLAMQSDNLAQAIVNSISEFEQQSAIVFELDNRIPAKLLDAKESTQVLYIVRESLCNIVRHSHASHARVILRQRQESLQILIEDNGSGIDVDAARPDSFGQQIMQERAKRIGGRLTISNRPQGGTRVELSLKPGNAS, from the coding sequence ATGATGATGTTGAATCTACGAAGCTGGATGGAAGGCGGTTTCGCCAACCTCTACCGAAAACCCATCGAGCGCAGACAACGGGCGGCCGCTCGCGAGAACCCAGAACTCGCCCTGCAGCTGGCGACGGCGGAGGACATCAGCGCCACCTTGCCGGGCGTGCTGGAGGTACTGCAGCAAGAGCTCGACGGTGTGTTTGCCCTTTCGCTGCGCGGCCAGCTGATGGTGTTGTTGAGTCACGGCGATACCAACGAATCCCTGCTGCTGCACCCACCTCGCTTCCAACCTTCCCCGTCCTTCAATCGACGCCTTCACCGTATGTTCACGCTCGGCAAGGCGCCGCAGAGCGAAGTGATTCCGTGTCAGGTCGACGACGGGCAATGGCGGCTGGTGCCGCAGTTGCTGATGGAAGAGAAGAATATCTCGGCCTGGGTCATCTACGGTTTTCAGCACGAGCTGCCGCCGCGCGAAAAACTGCGCTGGCATACCACCGCTTTGGAAAACACGCTGCGCCGGGGTATCAGCGCCTGGTATCAGCACGAGGCCAAGACCCGTGCGGCGCTGCAGAGCGAGCGCGCGATCTACGCTGCCGAGTTGCACGACTCCCTGGCCCAGGTACTGGGTTACCTGCGCATCAAGAGCACGCGTCTGAACAAGGTGTGCCAGAACCCCGAGTACGAAGCCTTGCAGTCGATGACGGAAGACCTGGCGATTCAGACCCAGAATGCCTACCGCCAGACACGCGAGCTGATTACGTCATCGCGTCTCGCCATGCAGAGCGACAATCTCGCCCAGGCCATCGTCAACTCGATATCTGAATTCGAGCAGCAGTCGGCCATCGTGTTCGAGCTGGACAATCGGATTCCGGCCAAGCTGCTCGACGCCAAGGAATCCACACAGGTCCTTTATATTGTGCGTGAGAGCCTGTGCAACATTGTCCGCCACTCGCACGCCAGCCATGCGCGGGTCATCCTGCGGCAGCGGCAGGAATCGCTGCAGATTCTGATCGAAGACAATGGGTCCGGCATCGACGTCGACGCCGCCAGACCCGACAGCTTCGGTCAACAGATCATGCAGGAACGCGCCAAGCGTATCGGTGGTCGCCTCACGATAAGCAACCGCCCCCAGGGCGGCACCCGCGTCGAACTCAGCCTCAAGCCCGGAAACGCATCATGA
- a CDS encoding DUF1989 domain-containing protein — MNLKTAGSSQRFQLAGQDALALTLATGDEVALSSVDGQQAAEVLVLNAEGHSAPELVACEPPGELGAAVNTLRQLAGSGSSARHLSDRLQGFGVNAERLGNVIVLPTGQPVTLRAQAASTLVIIAAGDDMSVDEQSPATELSIQLERAVPPAEVLPAPLALVKAELRVARATAQRYEVKAGEWIQIIDVAGKQCSDFLAFDKAQLQAGKEVGLDAVATRTVLGVSNPQPGLHARYLGSDMLGMVEVVQDTVGRHDSFLLACTPRYYEDSGYFGHVSCTDNFNRTLADDGVAPRAGWPAINFFFNTGIGECGTVFMDEPWSRPGDYVLLRASRDLVCASSACPDDIDPANGWSPTDIHVRIYGAEHEFPRAIAHRISPTEPPRMTKQTAFHSSVSALTKRLVEYRGYWVATEYEGWGARAEYLACRERVAMIDLSPLRKFEVTGPDAEDFMQYVLTRNVRRLAIGEIAYSAMCLETGGMVDDGTVFRMGEQAFRWICGDPASGDWLREKAAAKGYRVSIRNSTEQLHNFAVQGPQSRKLLRELIWTPDSQPDMDSLAWFHFLIGRLGGPEGFPVMVSRTGYTGELGFEVWAHPDNGEQLWQAVWEAGQAYEIAPLGFNALDMLRIEAGLIFAEHEFCAETNPFEAGIGFTVPLKSKDDDFIGRDAMQRQSPESRKKLVGLILDDGEPTAHGESLYQGRYPVGVVTSATASPLLGKQIALARVAPEFAEPGTRLEIGKLDGHQKRLHAEVVKLPFYDPERTRVRS, encoded by the coding sequence TTGAACCTCAAAACGGCAGGTTCTTCACAGCGGTTCCAACTGGCTGGCCAGGATGCCCTGGCACTCACGCTCGCGACCGGCGACGAGGTTGCACTGAGCAGCGTCGATGGGCAGCAGGCGGCTGAGGTGCTGGTGCTGAACGCCGAAGGGCACAGCGCCCCCGAGCTCGTGGCCTGTGAACCGCCGGGCGAGTTGGGTGCGGCGGTCAACACGCTGCGCCAACTTGCGGGTTCCGGCAGCAGCGCCCGCCACTTGAGCGACCGCCTTCAAGGTTTCGGCGTGAACGCTGAGCGGCTCGGTAACGTGATCGTGCTGCCGACGGGGCAACCTGTCACGCTGCGCGCGCAGGCGGCATCGACCCTGGTGATCATTGCCGCGGGCGACGACATGTCGGTGGATGAACAATCGCCCGCCACCGAGCTAAGCATTCAGCTCGAGCGAGCAGTGCCGCCGGCCGAGGTGCTGCCCGCGCCGTTGGCGCTGGTGAAAGCCGAACTGCGCGTTGCACGTGCGACGGCGCAGCGCTACGAGGTCAAGGCCGGCGAGTGGATTCAGATCATCGATGTCGCCGGCAAGCAGTGCTCTGATTTTCTCGCGTTCGACAAGGCGCAGCTGCAGGCCGGCAAAGAGGTCGGCCTGGATGCCGTGGCGACGCGTACCGTGTTGGGTGTCAGCAATCCGCAACCGGGTCTGCATGCCCGGTATCTGGGTAGCGACATGCTCGGCATGGTCGAGGTCGTGCAGGATACGGTCGGTCGGCACGACAGCTTTCTGCTGGCATGTACACCGCGCTACTACGAAGACAGCGGCTATTTCGGCCATGTCAGCTGTACCGACAACTTCAATCGCACGCTGGCCGACGACGGCGTCGCACCGCGTGCCGGTTGGCCGGCGATCAACTTCTTCTTCAACACCGGCATTGGCGAATGCGGCACCGTGTTCATGGACGAGCCGTGGTCGCGACCGGGCGACTATGTATTGCTGCGCGCCTCGCGCGATCTGGTATGCGCCTCGTCTGCCTGCCCTGATGACATCGATCCGGCCAATGGTTGGTCACCGACCGACATCCACGTTCGCATCTATGGCGCCGAGCATGAATTTCCACGCGCCATCGCCCATCGTATCTCGCCTACGGAGCCCCCTCGCATGACCAAGCAAACCGCCTTTCATTCATCCGTTTCTGCGTTGACGAAACGGCTGGTGGAATATCGCGGTTATTGGGTAGCCACAGAATATGAAGGGTGGGGCGCACGCGCCGAGTATCTTGCCTGCCGCGAACGCGTCGCGATGATCGATCTCTCGCCGCTGCGCAAGTTTGAAGTCACCGGCCCCGATGCCGAGGACTTCATGCAATACGTTTTGACGCGTAACGTGCGCAGGCTGGCGATCGGTGAGATCGCCTATTCAGCGATGTGTCTGGAGACCGGCGGCATGGTCGATGATGGCACCGTCTTCCGCATGGGCGAGCAGGCGTTCCGTTGGATATGCGGCGATCCGGCATCGGGCGATTGGCTGCGAGAAAAGGCGGCAGCCAAGGGCTATCGCGTCAGCATCCGCAACTCGACCGAGCAATTGCACAACTTCGCCGTGCAGGGGCCGCAGAGTCGCAAGCTGTTGCGAGAGCTGATCTGGACACCGGACTCACAACCCGACATGGACAGTCTCGCCTGGTTTCACTTTCTCATCGGCCGGCTCGGTGGGCCTGAGGGATTTCCTGTCATGGTGTCGCGCACCGGTTATACCGGTGAGCTCGGCTTTGAGGTTTGGGCACACCCAGACAACGGCGAGCAACTCTGGCAGGCCGTATGGGAAGCGGGACAGGCCTACGAGATCGCCCCGTTGGGTTTCAACGCATTGGACATGCTGCGCATCGAGGCCGGGCTGATCTTTGCCGAGCATGAGTTCTGCGCCGAAACCAATCCCTTCGAAGCCGGTATCGGTTTCACCGTTCCGCTCAAATCCAAAGACGACGATTTCATCGGCCGCGACGCGATGCAGCGTCAATCACCCGAGAGCCGCAAGAAACTGGTCGGTTTGATTCTCGATGACGGTGAGCCGACCGCACACGGCGAGTCGCTGTATCAAGGTCGCTATCCCGTCGGCGTTGTGACCAGTGCCACGGCATCGCCGCTGTTGGGCAAGCAGATTGCGCTGGCGCGAGTAGCCCCCGAGTTTGCCGAGCCGGGCACCCGGCTCGAGATCGGCAAGCTCGACGGGCATCAGAAACGTCTGCATGCCGAAGTCGTGAAACTCCCTTTCTACGATCCCGAGCGAACCCGCGTTCGTTCTTAA
- a CDS encoding response regulator transcription factor, producing MMSQPVTQTSPLRVAVVDDHPLFRRGVVELLNDSDQMTVVAEYDNAQALLDQLATSDLDLLILDLQMPDTSGLDVLKGIRADNDELKIVILTACEDHEKLLAALQYGANGYLQKDTPPDAILDQLLAVAAGKVALNEDAVTTLAGHIRQHHTEEERQLNAIFEEMTERERETLSCIARGLNNKLIARELGISDGTVKVYVKNLLRKVNAHSRLELAAWAHKNLPSDQLN from the coding sequence ATGATGTCTCAACCTGTAACACAAACCAGTCCACTGCGCGTGGCCGTCGTCGACGACCACCCGCTGTTTCGCCGTGGCGTGGTCGAACTGCTCAACGACAGCGATCAGATGACCGTCGTTGCCGAATACGACAACGCCCAGGCGCTGCTCGATCAACTGGCAACCAGCGATCTCGATCTATTGATTCTCGATCTGCAGATGCCGGATACCTCGGGCCTGGATGTACTCAAAGGCATCCGCGCCGACAATGATGAACTCAAGATCGTCATCCTCACCGCCTGTGAAGATCACGAGAAGCTGTTGGCCGCTTTGCAGTACGGTGCGAACGGCTATCTGCAAAAAGATACGCCGCCCGATGCCATTCTCGATCAGCTTCTGGCTGTAGCGGCAGGGAAAGTCGCGCTCAACGAAGACGCCGTGACCACGCTCGCCGGACATATCCGTCAGCACCACACCGAAGAAGAACGCCAGCTCAACGCCATCTTTGAAGAGATGACCGAGCGCGAGCGCGAAACGCTGTCGTGCATCGCCCGTGGACTCAACAACAAACTCATTGCGCGCGAACTCGGGATCAGCGACGGTACCGTCAAAGTCTACGTCAAGAACCTGCTGCGCAAGGTCAATGCCCACTCTCGCCTGGAGCTCGCTGCGTGGGCCCATAAGAATCTCCCTTCGGATCAATTGAACTGA
- a CDS encoding tetratricopeptide repeat protein, whose product MIKIANILVTLTMLLFVVGCMSSGGTRIDNIPMYGQPEVHRPEVLQQADADFIAKASAGFGSREEASKVWWSQGERFMNSGNFDYAMRRYNQSWLLNPENYQPYWGFARVLMEQNKIDEAISHLETAEALVDDEYQKVALLADLGTAYTYKAKTEPSYFEKANQKFEESIQLDGSYAESRRRWAYSLFEQKDYSRAWENVEKANALGSKPFSPAFLSALEAAAPKRP is encoded by the coding sequence ATGATTAAGATTGCAAACATTCTGGTCACCCTCACAATGTTGCTGTTCGTTGTTGGCTGCATGTCTTCGGGTGGCACGCGGATTGACAACATTCCGATGTATGGTCAACCGGAAGTGCATCGGCCTGAGGTCCTTCAACAAGCCGATGCCGATTTCATTGCCAAAGCATCAGCCGGGTTCGGGTCGAGGGAGGAAGCGAGCAAAGTCTGGTGGTCTCAAGGCGAACGCTTCATGAACTCCGGAAATTTCGATTACGCCATGCGCCGTTACAACCAGTCTTGGCTGCTAAACCCAGAGAACTATCAACCATATTGGGGGTTCGCCCGGGTTCTTATGGAGCAAAACAAGATTGATGAAGCGATTTCGCACCTGGAAACGGCCGAGGCGCTTGTAGATGACGAGTACCAAAAAGTGGCATTGCTCGCCGATCTTGGTACCGCATACACGTACAAAGCGAAAACGGAACCCAGCTACTTCGAGAAAGCGAATCAGAAGTTCGAAGAAAGTATTCAACTCGATGGTAGCTACGCAGAATCGCGGAGGCGGTGGGCCTACTCACTATTCGAGCAGAAAGATTATTCGAGGGCGTGGGAGAACGTGGAGAAAGCAAATGCCCTGGGTAGCAAGCCGTTCTCTCCGGCTTTTCTGTCGGCTCTTGAGGCGGCGGCGCCAAAACGTCCATAA
- a CDS encoding crotonase/enoyl-CoA hydratase family protein codes for MTELVKMKNHGGIALLTLNRPEKLNALNYAMIDRLLERLDAVERDDAIRAIVLTGEGERAFSAGGDIYEFSESIKRGADVAIREFVTRGQTMTARLETFPKPTIVAVNGLAFGGGCEITEAAHLAVSSDTASFAKPEINIGIPPTFGGTQRLPRLVGRKRALQFLLTGDVFTPETALDLGVVNAVVPAAELLPRAFDLAERILRHSPLAASRILSAVTRGLNATIDEGLSIEKEQFARMLASQDVREGLDAWIARRQPVYVGK; via the coding sequence ATGACTGAGCTGGTGAAGATGAAGAATCATGGCGGCATTGCCTTGTTGACGTTGAATCGCCCTGAAAAGCTCAACGCGCTCAACTATGCAATGATCGATCGTTTATTGGAACGTTTGGATGCAGTAGAGCGAGACGATGCCATACGTGCGATCGTTTTAACCGGAGAAGGCGAGCGCGCTTTCTCGGCAGGGGGCGATATTTACGAGTTCTCAGAAAGTATCAAACGCGGTGCGGACGTCGCGATACGAGAGTTTGTGACCCGCGGTCAAACGATGACTGCACGCCTCGAGACGTTCCCGAAGCCTACGATCGTCGCGGTGAACGGGCTGGCTTTTGGAGGTGGTTGCGAGATCACGGAGGCAGCACACCTGGCCGTCTCGAGCGATACGGCGTCTTTCGCCAAACCGGAAATCAATATCGGAATACCGCCAACCTTTGGCGGCACCCAGCGACTACCGAGGCTCGTGGGGAGAAAACGCGCTCTGCAATTCTTGCTGACCGGCGACGTGTTCACACCCGAGACCGCACTCGATCTCGGCGTGGTGAATGCGGTAGTGCCGGCGGCCGAATTGCTACCCCGTGCCTTTGATCTGGCTGAGCGCATTCTGCGACATTCGCCGCTTGCCGCATCAAGGATACTTTCGGCTGTAACTCGTGGACTCAACGCGACGATCGACGAGGGGCTGTCGATCGAGAAGGAGCAGTTTGCGCGGATGCTGGCCTCGCAAGACGTACGCGAAGGGTTGGATGCCTGGATTGCCCGCAGGCAACCGGTGTATGTCGGGAAATGA
- a CDS encoding TetR/AcrR family transcriptional regulator: MPRSGADTREKIVAAANALFYLRGIKATSLDAVAEKAGVTKRTVYYHFRSKDDLVAEYLAARDQPNLKAFQEWFSKGKGGLPQKAQAIFEGVAVAVNHPRWRGCGFQRTVGELANQPGHPAFQIASAHKRNVESWLAAEFEHGGVRSPAETARRVMLLLEGAFAAMLIHRDRDYVVQAGFAAATIVKCASKVSRRKHG, encoded by the coding sequence ATGCCCAGATCAGGTGCCGACACACGCGAAAAAATTGTCGCCGCGGCTAACGCTCTCTTCTATCTGCGTGGAATAAAAGCGACGAGCCTGGACGCTGTTGCAGAAAAAGCCGGAGTGACAAAGCGAACGGTGTACTACCATTTTCGAAGCAAAGACGACTTGGTCGCTGAATACCTCGCGGCGAGGGACCAGCCGAATCTCAAGGCATTTCAAGAATGGTTCAGCAAGGGCAAAGGTGGGCTGCCGCAGAAGGCGCAGGCCATATTCGAGGGTGTTGCAGTCGCCGTTAATCACCCAAGATGGCGAGGTTGCGGTTTTCAGCGAACCGTGGGCGAGTTAGCAAACCAACCGGGGCATCCCGCTTTCCAAATCGCTTCAGCGCACAAGAGAAACGTGGAGTCTTGGCTTGCAGCGGAGTTCGAGCACGGCGGCGTTCGGAGTCCGGCGGAAACGGCGCGCAGGGTCATGTTGCTGTTGGAAGGCGCGTTTGCGGCGATGCTGATACATCGTGATCGCGATTACGTAGTTCAAGCAGGATTTGCCGCTGCGACGATTGTGAAGTGTGCATCGAAAGTGAGCAGGAGGAAGCATGGCTGA
- a CDS encoding flavin-containing monooxygenase gives MTPRVAIIGAGPSGLAQLRAFQSAQEKGADIPELVCFEKQSDWGGLWNYTWRTGLDENGEPVHCSMYRYLWSNGPKECLEFADYSFEEHFGKPIASYPPREVLWDYIKGRVEKADVRKHIRFNTPVRNVEFDDATAKFTVTVHDHATDNVYAEEFDYVICASGHFSTPNVPHFEGFEKFGGRILHAHDFRDALEFKDKTVLVVGSSYSAEDIGSQCYKYGAKRLISCYRTAPMGYKWPENWDEKPNLVRVSTDTAYFADGSEAKVDAIILCTGYLHHFPFLPEELRLKTNNRLWPLSLYKGVVWEDNPKFFYLGMQDQWYTFNMFDAQAWYVRDIIMGRIALPATKEEMTAHSMKWRERELTLETAEEMYTYQGDYILELIEATDYPTFDIPGTNKTFLDWKKHKKENIMTFRDHSYRSLMTGTMSPPHHTPWMEALDDSLEAYLSDSGEISKTG, from the coding sequence ATGACGCCTCGTGTTGCAATCATCGGCGCCGGCCCCAGCGGTTTGGCCCAATTAAGAGCCTTTCAATCAGCCCAAGAAAAAGGCGCCGACATCCCGGAACTGGTGTGCTTCGAAAAGCAAAGTGACTGGGGTGGGCTGTGGAACTACACCTGGCGCACTGGCCTGGACGAAAACGGCGAGCCGGTACACTGCAGCATGTATCGCTACCTCTGGTCCAACGGACCGAAGGAATGCCTGGAGTTCGCCGACTACTCATTCGAAGAACACTTCGGTAAGCCGATCGCCTCCTATCCGCCACGCGAAGTCTTGTGGGATTACATCAAAGGCCGCGTCGAGAAGGCCGACGTGCGCAAGCACATCCGCTTCAACACGCCGGTACGCAACGTCGAGTTCGACGATGCCACAGCCAAGTTCACGGTGACCGTGCATGATCACGCGACCGACAACGTGTATGCGGAGGAGTTCGACTATGTGATCTGCGCGTCGGGCCACTTCTCGACACCGAACGTGCCCCACTTCGAAGGCTTCGAGAAGTTCGGCGGCCGCATCCTGCATGCGCACGACTTCCGAGATGCGCTGGAATTCAAAGACAAGACCGTGCTTGTCGTCGGCAGCAGCTACTCGGCGGAGGATATCGGCTCGCAGTGCTACAAGTATGGCGCCAAGCGCCTGATCAGCTGTTACCGCACGGCACCGATGGGCTACAAATGGCCCGAGAACTGGGACGAGAAACCCAACCTGGTACGCGTCAGCACCGATACCGCCTACTTCGCCGACGGCAGCGAAGCCAAGGTAGACGCGATCATCCTGTGCACCGGCTATCTGCATCACTTCCCGTTCCTGCCGGAAGAACTGCGCCTGAAAACCAACAACCGCCTGTGGCCGCTGAGCCTGTACAAAGGCGTGGTGTGGGAAGACAACCCGAAGTTCTTCTACCTCGGCATGCAGGACCAGTGGTACACCTTCAATATGTTCGATGCCCAGGCTTGGTATGTGCGCGACATCATCATGGGTCGAATCGCACTACCCGCGACCAAAGAAGAAATGACTGCCCACAGCATGAAGTGGCGCGAACGCGAGCTGACGCTGGAAACCGCCGAAGAGATGTACACCTACCAGGGCGACTACATCCTTGAGCTGATCGAAGCCACCGACTATCCGACCTTCGATATCCCCGGCACCAACAAAACTTTCCTCGATTGGAAGAAGCACAAGAAAGAAAACATCATGACCTTCCGCGATCACTCCTATCGATCGCTGATGACGGGCACGATGTCGCCGCCGCATCACACGCCGTGGATGGAGGCGCTGGACGATTCGCTGGAGGCCTATCTTTCGGACAGCGGCGAGATTTCTAAGACCGGCTGA
- a CDS encoding cupin domain-containing protein, translated as MATPMTYYKQAIKTELPSMNRPGSNAFLDDIAASADPEKTIVSGFFRMEKSDEPLVYEYTYHEMKVIIEGEMIIKDAAGNEAHATVGDVFYFPKGSVITFQSPSYGIGFFCGQRKVGEA; from the coding sequence ATGGCCACGCCAATGACTTATTACAAACAAGCGATCAAGACCGAACTACCGAGCATGAATCGCCCCGGCAGCAATGCGTTTCTCGATGACATCGCTGCATCTGCCGATCCGGAGAAGACCATCGTGTCCGGCTTTTTCCGCATGGAGAAGTCCGACGAGCCGTTGGTCTACGAATACACCTATCACGAGATGAAGGTGATCATTGAAGGCGAAATGATCATCAAAGACGCGGCGGGCAATGAAGCACATGCCACCGTCGGCGACGTGTTCTATTTCCCCAAAGGCAGCGTTATCACTTTCCAATCGCCGAGCTACGGCATTGGCTTTTTCTGTGGTCAACGCAAGGTGGGGGAAGCCTGA